The Dioscorea cayenensis subsp. rotundata cultivar TDr96_F1 chromosome 7, TDr96_F1_v2_PseudoChromosome.rev07_lg8_w22 25.fasta, whole genome shotgun sequence genome includes a region encoding these proteins:
- the LOC120264953 gene encoding aspartate--tRNA ligase, chloroplastic/mitochondrial: MASILRSFPLLAPRLLRFARLSPKLAGRGVFSTIPLASFSSSSFPSSASPAASLSQSPIETSAPDSRSGALLSLQWVARTAFCGDLGPEDVGKRVQLCGWVALHRVHGGLTFLNLRDRSGIVQITTLPDEFPEAYAVANKVRVEYVIAVEGIVRSRPGESVNRKMKTGDIEIAAEHVLVLNSVNRALPFPVTTADDVKDVITEEIRLRYRFLDLRRLQMQSNLRLRHKVVKLMRRYLEDVHDFVEIETPILSRSTPEGARDYLVPSRVQPGTFYALPQSPQLFKQMLMVSGFEKYYQIARCFRDEDLRADRQPEFTQLDMELAFTPLEEMLRLNENLVRHIFQEIVGIHLPNPFPRLTYAESMLKYGSDRPDLRFDLELKDVSDIFSECSFKVFADALDIGGIIKALCVPTGAEKFSNTTLKKGDIYNEAIRAGAKGLPFLKVIENGELEGIPALVSSLQPSNREKLLRICSAKSNDIILFAVGQPMVVNKILDRLRAYVARALGLVNQSAHSILWITDFPMFEWNDSEQRLEALHHPFTAPHPEDMDDLPSARALAYDLVYNGTEIGGGSLRIHKREVQEKVLATVGVSPKQAEEKFGYLLESLDMGAPPHGGIAYGLDRLVMLLAGANSIRDVIAFPKTTTAQCALTKSPSAVDSQQLKELSFNNLDP, translated from the exons ATGGCGTCCATTCTTCGCTCCTTCCCTCTTCTTGCTCCTCGTCTGCTTCGATTCGCCCGTCTTTCTCCCAAGCTCGCAGGCCGTGGCGTCTTCTCCACTATCCCTCTCGCCTCCTTCTCCTCATCCTCCTTTCCGTCATCCGCATCTCCCGCTGCTTCTCTATCTCAATCTCCGATTGAAACCTCAGCTCCAGATTCACGCTCCGGTGCCCTACTTTCGTTGCAGTGGGTTGCGAGAACGGCGTTCTGTGGTGATTTGGGTCCTGAGGATGTGGGGAAGCGCGTTCAGCTCTGCGGATGGGTTGCGCTTCATAGAGTTCATGGTGGTCTTACCTTTCTTAACCTCAGGGATCGCTCTGGGATCGTTCAG ATCACAACGCTTCCAGATGAGTTTCCAGAGGCGTATGCAGTTGCGAATAAGGTGAGGGTTGAGTATGTGATTGCAGTTGAGGGGATTGTTCGCTCCCGGCCGGGCGAATCCGTGAACAGGAAGATGAAAACTGGAGATATAGAG ATTGCTGCAGAACATGTTTTGGTGTTAAATTCTGTAAATCGTGCATTGCCTTTTCCAGTTACCACTGCTGATGATGTAAAAGATGTTATTACTGAGGAGATTCGATTGAg ATATCGATTCCTTGATTTACGTCGGCTACAAATGCAGTCCAATCTAAGATTGCGGCATAAGGTGGTTAAGCTTATGCGACGTTATCTGGAGGATGTGCATGACTTTGTTGAG ATTGAGACTCCAATTTTATCTAGGTCCACACCTGAGGGTGCCCGGGATTATCTTGTGCCATCACGTGTTCAG CCAGGAACCTTTTATGCTTTGCCTCAAAGTCCCCAGCTGTTTAAGCAAATGCTGATGGTCTCTGGCTTTGAAAAATACTATCAGATTGCAAG GTGTTTTCGTGATGAAGACCTAAGAGCAGATAGGCAACCTGAATTCACACAGTTGGATATGGAATTGGCTTTCACACCTCTGGAAGAAATGCTGAGGCTTAATGAGAACTTAGTGAGACAT ATCTTTCAAGAGATAGTTGGTATTCATTTGCCAAATCCTTTTCCAAGACTCACATATGCAGAATCAATGCTTAAATATGGGTCTGATCGGCCAGATCTTCGTTTTGATTTGGAGCTGAAAGAT GTCAGCgatatcttttcagaatgtagTTTCAAAGTCTTTGCTGATGCCTTAGATATTGGTGGCATCATTAAAGCGCTATGTGTGCCTACTGGTGCAGAAAAGTTTTCCAACACTACTCTTAAGAAGGGTGACATTTATAATGAAGCAATCAGAGCTGGAGCAAAGGGTTTACCATTCCTTAAGGTCATTGAAAATG GGGAGCTTGAAGGAATTCCTGCTTTGGTGTCAAGTCTTCAACCATCAAATAGAGAAAAATTGCTGAGAATCTGCTCTGCAAAATCAAATGATATTATCCTATTTGCAGTGGGCCAGCCTATGGTTGTTAATAAAATTCTTGACAGGCTTAGGGCATATGTTGCCCGTGCGTTAGGATTGGTTAATCAG TCGGCGCATTCAATTCTTTGGATAACAGACTTCCCCATGTTTGAGTGGAATGATTCAGAACAAAGGCTTGAG GCCCTTCACCATCCTTTCACTGCTCCACATCCTGAAGATATGGATGATCTCCCTTCAGCTCGTGCTTTAGCTTATGACTTGGTCTACAATGGAACTGAG ATTGGTGGTGGGAGTTTGAGGATTCATAAACGTGAAGTTCAAGAAAAGGTTCTTGCAACTGTTGGTGTCTCTCCTAAGCAG GCTGAAGAAAAATTTGGATACCTTCTGGAATCCTTGGACATGGGTGCTCCTCCGCATG GTGGAATAGCATATGGTCTGGACCGGTTGGTGATGCTTCTGGCTGGTGCAAATTCCATCAGGGACGTCATTGCCTTCCCTAAAACTACTACAGCCCAATGTGCGCTCACCAAGTCCCCATCTGCGGTTGACTCTCAGCAACTCAAGGAACTATCATTTAACAACTTAGATCCCTAA